In one window of Nothobranchius furzeri strain GRZ-AD chromosome 11, NfurGRZ-RIMD1, whole genome shotgun sequence DNA:
- the slc25a24l gene encoding solute carrier family 25 member 24, like → MDQFQGLFDKLDQNRDGFISVAELHEEMRKHGILSADGKAQRIVDSYDTNKDGLLDYDEFLRYMLDRERKWKIYFHDLDKNNCGVIDQDDIICLFKELGVVISKPNAKKIIKMMDKDSSMTVDWSEFLHHIILNPVDSIGELMSSWKHNLVFDVGESRAMPIEFPDEVSGFGAWKTFVLVAGLSDAVSRTATAPIDRLKTQLQVQGSKAFSQGLQELKGGGLRSMWQGNTINVLKGTPQSTLQCLIYAQMKVLTQNQSQQALTVQQRFGLGCISGTVAHAVFYPLEVLKVRLNLQRAGTYNGVMACARSIYRNESMSSFYRGFKPSILCMIPYAGVECAVHQSIMNWAKNHPDYKSDSKLFFFSFVAFASGQISSYPLAVIRTQQQAQAFVLASSPSSGVLPGLIGIYERNGFRGFYDGMGASFIRAIPCALINYTLTRTFENLFSSMEP, encoded by the exons ATGGATCAATTCCAAGGATTATTTGATAAACTAGACCAGAACAGGGATGGGTTTATATCGGTGGCAGAACTCCACGAAGAAATGAGGAAACATGGGATCCTCTCAGCAGATGGAAAGGCTCAG CGCATCGTTGATTCTTACGACACAAACAAAGACGGCTTGCTGGATTATGACGAGTTTCTCAGATACATGTTGGACAGAGAGAGGAAGTGGAAAATTTATTTTCATGACCTTGACAAGAACAATTGTG GAGTGATTGACCAGGACGACATCATATGTTTGTTTAAGGAGTTAGGAGTGGTCATTTCAAAGCCCAAtgcaaaaaaaattataaaaat GATGGATAAGGACAGCTCCATGACGGTGGACTGGAGTGAATTCCTGCACCACATCATCCTCAACCCGGTGGACAGCATCGGGGAGCTCATGTCCTCCTGGAAACACAACTTG GTTTTCGATGTAGGGGAGAGTCGTGCCATGCCCATTGAGTTCCCAGATGAGGTGTCTGGTTTTGGTGCTTGGAAGACGTTTGTTCTGGTGGCAGGTCTTTCTGACGCCGTGTCCCGTACTGCCACAGCACCAATAGACCGGCTGAAAACCCAGCTTCAG GTTCAAGGATCTAAGGCCTTCTCTCAGGGGCTTCAGGAGCTTAAAGGAGGTGGTTTGAGGTCAATGTGGCAAGGGAACACTATCAATGTCCTGAAAGGAACTCCACAGTCAACGCTGCAGTGTCTTATCTATGCACAG ATGAAGGTTCTCACCCAAAACCAAAGCCAGCAGGCCCTGACGGTGCAGCAGCGCTTTGGTTTAGGTTGCATCTCAGGAACTGTTGCTCATGCTGTCTTCTACCCCTTAGAG GTGTTGAAGGTGAGGCTGAACCTGCAGCGAGCCGGCACCTATAATGGCGTCATGGCCTGTGCTCGTTCTATTTACAGGAACGAGTCCATGTCCTCCTTTTACAGAGGTTTCAAACCCAGCATCCTTTGCATGATCCCCTACGCTGGTGTGGAGTGTGCAGTTCACCAG TCGATTATGAACTGGGCGAAGAACCATCCAGACTACAAGAGTGACTCCAAATTGTTTTTCTTCAGCTTTGTGGCTTTTGCCTCTGGGCAAATAAGTAGTTACCCGCTGGCGGTGATTCGAACTCAGCAGCAAGCGCAGG CTTTTGTTTTAGCGTCAAGCCCATCTTCTGGGGTATTACCAGGACttattgggatttatgaaagaaatggATTTAGAGGATTCTACGATGGCATGGGGGCCAGCTTCATCAGGGCCATTCCATGTGCGCTGATAAACTACACTCTGACAAGAACATTTGAAAATCTGTTTTCTTCCATGGAGCCTTGA